The Brassica rapa cultivar Chiifu-401-42 chromosome A10, CAAS_Brap_v3.01, whole genome shotgun sequence genome segment TCCATcctaattttctttataaaaaaaggGTGACATGTAGAAAAGAAAGACAATATAAAGCAAATCATCTAACAATAATTTGgcaaaaaaaagtatttgattCTGCGTTTTTACGTAGATTGTTCAaccgattaaaaatatattctctcTAAACGTTTCTTTCTCTACAAATAGATTGAAACAATAGTTTTTGttccttttattttcttatggaGGACACAATAGAAAAAAGTCATGCGTTTCTGACTTACATTGGATAACTTTTTcaatcaaaattattttgtcGTGTTTTGGAAtcgcatttttataattatatgagCGGCTTCTCATTCTGACTCCAATAATGATTCTAAATATCTAGTGAAGTTCATATGATTTGGAAGAACAAACTATACAAAAGATGTCGAaacattatttattaatatcatttaataaaaacgTTTGATAGATACTTGTCACATCAAAATCCTTTTTCTCTTCTCATTGGCCTGTTTCCCAAAAAATTTCAGCTGAATTCTCTATTTATTTGCCAAACTTTGAACCTCAGTTTCAcatctcttcatcttcttcttcttcttcctataTTGGAGAGGAAAAATGTTGCCAGGCATACTGTTATGCTCACTTAATCCCAGGAATCACAGGTGAATACTATACTTGACTAGAATACATATTTCTATCATTTTTCTTTGGAATAGTGTACTTGATTAATATACTTGAGTTGTTTTGATTCAGTATAAGGCGTTTGTGTTGTCCAAAACGGGTTAATTGATATACTTATTTGGCTCTAtcgatatatatttttgatatataatatagtaTAGTTAAAAAGTACAAGGATTCTCTGAATGATTTGGATTAAGGCAAGATATGTCATGATGACTTTATGGAATCATATCCTCGATCAATCAAAAGGGAAACAGTCAAATAGTACTAGTATTCATTATTACTTAATAATGAATATTCCACTTTGACTTAGAATACGATacttaaacattttcttaagaacaattacaaaattaatgtaACAAATCATAATACGTATGAACTGTATGTCTGTATACTttattgtgtttataaattaaaaactcgGTTATATTTTCTTACCAATATAACAATTAATCTTTTGATTAAAAATGTATGTATATAGAACTTAAATCTTGGactaaaaaacaacaaaacgtTATTGGggttataaattaaaaagagaCATGAAAGAGAACCATGTGCGGCGGTGAAATAAAAAGATGTGGGAAAGATCCAAAAACTTTTCCCGAGGGGCCCAATAGCTTTTACGTCTATAATCAGGGGTCAAAGTGTAAAAGGCAAAAGGGGTAATTCAGTAATTATTCAAGTCCTTTATTGGCTCCACTCTCCACTGACTCTGAGAGAGCttaaaataaagtaaaccaGACATCTCCGGTTATCTCGGTCGTTGACCGAGAAAAATAGTGGATTTTAACTACCGGAGTCGGTTTAATTCACTGTgcagcaagaagaagaagagtgaaagAGAGAGCTTAGATACTGATCCCAAGGACATTGACTACTGGTACTCTGTTCAGTTCAACCGAGATCCTCCCAGATTCGCTCTTCGATCGGAGAACAACAACAATCACCGTTCTCGCATGTAAGCTTCCGTCACCGGTGAATCTCCATTGATTCCGTAGcgttaaattcattttttttttattttttgcagTGGTGAATTCTGCAAGACGAAGAAGCGAGGAGAAATGGCGAACAAGGTCTCAAACTTCTCGGATCTGATTCAGCGAGTGACTGCTTCGTGTTTGCTCCATCCACTCTCCGCCGGCCGGCAAGATCTCGCCGCGAACCGCCGGGGAGAGTACGATTCCGAAGAAGGAGAGATTCGGTACGAAGACGCCTCGGAGAACGAGAACGGCGAGGAAGACGAGACGGTTAGGGGTAAGAGCAAGAGCGGAGGGAGCGTTGTGAGCGTGGAGGCGGTTCAGGAGATGGAGGTGGTGATGGAGGAAGTGTTCACTGCGGCTGCAGCTCTGAAGAGAGCTTACGTGGCGCTTCAGGACGCTCACTCTCCTTGGGATCCGGAGAAGATGCACGACGCTGACGTGGCGATGGTTGCTGAGCTGAGGAGGATCGGGACTCTTAGAGAGAGATTCAGGAGGATGAAGGGCGGTGGCCGGAGGAGGAACGACGGAGGCAGAGGAATGCTGAGAGAGGCGGTGGCGCCGTACGAAGCCGTCGTGAAGGAGCTGAAGAAAGAAGCCAAGGCGAAAGACGCTGAGATTGAGAATCTCAAGGAGAAAGTCAAAGCAATGGTCAACGGTAACGGTAACGGAGGCAAGAAACACCGTTTGCTTTCGAGCCGGAAAGTTAACTGCACCACGCAAGTCGCTGTATCTCCCGTGCCGGAGCTTTTCGAGATGACGATGAGTCAGGTGAAAGAAGCGTCGAAGTCCTTCACAGGGATTCTACTGTCTCTGATGCGAGCTGCGCGTTGGGACATTGCAGCTGCTGTTCGGTCTATTGAAGCTGCTTCGGCTGCATCAGACGGTGGCATGTCTACTACAGCTTCTGCGTTAGCTTCCTCTGTCCCCAACGGGCACGCGAAGTTCGCTCTTGAGTCTTACATCTGTAGAAAAATCTTCCAAGGGTTTGATCACGAGACGTTTTACATGGACGGAAGCTTGTCATCTCTTATCAACCCTGATCAGTACCGTCGTGACTGCTTTGCTCAGTTCAAAGACATGAAGGCAATGGACCCCATGGAGCTGCTAGGGATCTTACCGACTTGCCATTTTGGTAAGTTCTGCTCGAAGAAGTACCTTTCGATCATTCACAACAAGATGGAGGAGTCCTTGTTCGGGGACTCGGAGCAAAGGGAGGTGGTTCTTGCTGGTAACCATCCAAGAAGTCAGTTCTATGGAGAGTTTTTGGGGTTAGCCAAAGCGGTGTGGCTGCTTCATCTCTTGGCGTTTTCGCTGGATCCATCCCCGAGTCACTTTGAAGCAAACAGAGGAGCAGAGTATCACTCTCAGTACATGGAGAGTGTGGTGAGGTTTCCCGATGGCCGTGTTCCTGCGGGTCAGGTGGTGGGGTTTCCTGTGTGCCCAGGATTCAAGCTTAGCCATCAAGGGAAAGGATCGATCATCAAATCCAGAGTTTACTTGGTTCCAAGGGCGTAAAACGGTTTTATTGAGTTCACTCTTTGTAGTAACGTCATGTTGTTGTGTTGTTATGATAAATCTAGCTTTTGTAAGAAATAAAGAGACGGTTCTAATAAGTGTTTTAAAATTAGATAAGAATGTTTCATTATTAATCTAACTGACGAAAGTTCAGGTAACATAGAAGTGTATATATAACAATTCGACGTCTTATAACGAATAATGTAATAAGGTATATGTTCTTTTAGACGAGGAATCTCGGGAATCAATCTAACAATACTTCTCTTAGAAACACTTTCTTCACCTGTCAGATATAATGAAACAGAGAGAACAAGATTAAAGAGATGAAGAGCCTTCATCATCATTAAAAAGTAAATAGAGAATAAGGAGAAGAATGCTAGTTTACTTGTTCTAGTGTGAGGAACATAACAACGTTCCAAGTTCCTAGCCGTGTAAAATTCGGCAGGAATCCTTTGTAGAAGGCCATGATTCCCTGTAGATATACCAAAACAGAGCACAAATGATCGGTATCGAAAGAGAAAGTATGTAAAAAAGATGAATGGGGGAAAAGGTATCATCAATGAACCTCAGTCTTCATGGTTTTGATGAAGCAATCGATTGTGTTTCGGTAAGT includes the following:
- the LOC103845322 gene encoding protein GRAVITROPIC IN THE LIGHT 1, with the translated sequence MLPGILLCSLNPRNHSKKKKSERESLDTDPKDIDYWYSVQFNRDPPRFALRSENNNNHRSRIGEFCKTKKRGEMANKVSNFSDLIQRVTASCLLHPLSAGRQDLAANRRGEYDSEEGEIRYEDASENENGEEDETVRGKSKSGGSVVSVEAVQEMEVVMEEVFTAAAALKRAYVALQDAHSPWDPEKMHDADVAMVAELRRIGTLRERFRRMKGGGRRRNDGGRGMLREAVAPYEAVVKELKKEAKAKDAEIENLKEKVKAMVNGNGNGGKKHRLLSSRKVNCTTQVAVSPVPELFEMTMSQVKEASKSFTGILLSLMRAARWDIAAAVRSIEAASAASDGGMSTTASALASSVPNGHAKFALESYICRKIFQGFDHETFYMDGSLSSLINPDQYRRDCFAQFKDMKAMDPMELLGILPTCHFGKFCSKKYLSIIHNKMEESLFGDSEQREVVLAGNHPRSQFYGEFLGLAKAVWLLHLLAFSLDPSPSHFEANRGAEYHSQYMESVVRFPDGRVPAGQVVGFPVCPGFKLSHQGKGSIIKSRVYLVPRA